The Phormidium sp. PBR-2020 DNA segment CGTGGGGGATACGGTCAATAGTACCGTTGAGGGTGAAGGCGATGAGCAGACCGTTCGCCGAGGGGGGAGCGATCGCAACTTCCTCCAGTTGATTCAAAACCTGGGACGACGGTTGAATAAGGGCAATTTAACGGTCTATGTCGATAGTAGTGGCGGCGAAGTCAAGAACCGCAAAGCCGTCGAAGTGGAACTGCAAGAACGCAATGGTAAAGAGGTTCCCGTCGTGGTGTCGGGCCCCGGAGATGACCGCGATACCGAAGACCCCTTAACCCTCAATGTGGTCTTTCGGGGGGGTCATGAACAGTACAGTCAGTTCTTCCAAACCGTGGCCGAGGCCCGCCGGGAAATTTCCCGAAATCAAGGTCTTAGCTAACCGTCGCGCCAATCCAATTTAGGTAAGCGGCTGACCCCATTTCGATGGGGAGGGCAATAATTTCAGGAACGTCGTAGCTATGGAGTTCCTGAACTCGCCCTTCCAGGCGCTGGAATTGGCGACGGTGGGTTTTAATGACCAGTTGCCATTCGTCGTCATCTTCGATGTTGCCCTCCCAGGTATAGGTGGACTGGACGGGGAAACGGGACACACAGGCCGCCAGTTTCTCTGCTACGAGAGTGCGGGCAAGGGTTTGAGCTTCTTCGGCAGACGCAGCGGTGACGAGAACAACGAGGAATTCAGACCGGGTCTCATGGGGAAATGTTTCATCAGCCATAGCTTGAGGGATTGTTAACTCCGTGGTTCTAATACATCCTTCAGTGACTCCAACATCTCGGCTTCCCAGGCTCCCATGCTGGGGGCAAACTTGGGGCTATCGGCCAATGGAGGCAAAGGGAAGCACTTGCTGGGTCTTGCTCAACGTTACTCCGGAAATATCGGCTTGGGCAAACGCATAATCTTTATTCTGCCAAAGAGGAATATAAGGGACTTGCTCGACGACAATCTCCTGTAATTCCACTAATAGGCGATCGCGCACCTGGGGATCGGAGGCTTGACGTTGAGCCTGTAAGAGTTCATTGGCCCGAGAGTCATAGAAAAAGGAGCCATGGTATTGGGTTTCCCCCAAACGACAACCGGACTCGGGCGATCCTTCCTGACATTCCAAAAAGGGTTTCACGTAGTTGTCTGCATCGAAAAAGTCCGCATACCAAGATAGGAGAAAGGTGGGATAGACCCCCTTATCTAAATAGCCATAGGCGGTGGCGGCTTCCACGCTGCGAGGCTCAATGGTCACTAAGTCCTCTAAATCTCGTTCTGCCAAGGCCTGTAAAATGGTGGCACTGAGACGACCGGGAACGGAACTGGAGGGAAACCACATCTCCACCACTAAGGGACGTTCGGCGGAAAAGCCGGCCTCGCGCAATAAGGCTTTGGCTTTCTCGACATTGCCATCCCCGTAGCGGTCTAAAAAGAGAGGACGATGGGACTCAAACGCTGGGGGAATCAGACTATAGAGGGGTTCGGCCTGGTCGTAAAAGACCCGCTCATTCAACAGGGGCCGATCCATAATTGCCGCTAGGGCCTGACGCACCTCCAGGCGATCGAAGGGGGGCTGATTGATGTTTAAGACGAGATAGGAAATGGTGGTACTCTCGGCTTCGACGACCTGAAACCCTGCCTCTGGGGCCCGTTCTTGGAGGCTGCGGATTTGATCGGGATCGAGTTGTTGATAGGCTACATCCACTCCCCCAGTGCGGAAGGCATTATAGAGGTTGGCTTGGCTGGAAAAGCGCCGCATATCAATCCCCTGATTTTGGGGGCGATCGCCCCAATAGCCCTGGAAAATCTCAAAACCGACGGAATCACTGCCATAGGTTCCCAAGCGATAGGGACCGGTTCCCACAAACTGACTGGGGAAGAATTTCCCTTCGCCAATTTCATAGGCCGCCGGAGAAATGGCACAGAGGCCGGGGAACGTCAGCAGGGCCGAAAAGCCGGCAAAGGGATAATTCAGGGTTAGGGTCAATTCATATTCCCCCGTTGCCTCAATGTCCCCGAGTAAGTCCCCCAGGAGAAAGGAGGCTCGTCCCTTGTTATCGCGAAAACGCCGCAGGGAAAAGGCCATGGCCTCGGCATTGAAGGGGGTTCCGTCATGGAAGACCACATCCTCACGCAGGGGGATGGTATAGGTCAGTTCATCGTCACTGAGGCGGGGTAACTCCGTGGCTAGGGTGGGGACTAAGGTGAGATCCCCTTGTTCGTCGAGTTCGTAGCGGTAGAGGGTTTCTCCCAGGTTGGCGATCGCCAACATCGAGGACTGTTCATAGGCATCGGCGGGGTCCAGGGTGACAATCTGGGCGGTGGTTCCCAGGCGGATGCGATCGCCCACGGAGTTGACTTGCCCCCCATCGGGGTCTATCTGCTGACAACTGACGACCAGGACGATACAAAAACTGATGATGCCAGCTAGGGTGCGCCAACGTCTTCTGCCAAATCCTCTCATGGGGGTTGCCTCAACTGTCCTAGGGGTGATGTCGCTCGGGTGAGTCTTGCCTGATCATCTTAGCGGAGACTGGGGAGGCTGTTGGCCCAAAAAAAATCCCCCAAGTTCGGGGGGTAGAACCATTAGGGGCATGAGAGAGTTAAAAAGAGCCTGCCTAACGTTTGGGTTTTAAAAAAGTTTTGGGTTTAAATCGAAAGTTAACGCTGGGACATTAAAGGTTTAGATAATTAAGACCGTTTTAACAGAAGTGAACCTCGGTCAAGCAGTAGTTAAATCTGATATTGGGTGGGGTCGGCGGGGATTAGTCTGAAATCTTGAGCCAACCTCGACGGACTGCGTGGAAGATGCGGTTTAGGACATCTTGATCCTCAGAACTCAGGCTGTTGCTCAAGACAACAGACTTGAGGGTTTGGCGTTCAGCGCGGGTCAGATGGCCGAG contains these protein-coding regions:
- a CDS encoding divalent-cation tolerance protein CutA gives rise to the protein MADETFPHETRSEFLVVLVTAASAEEAQTLARTLVAEKLAACVSRFPVQSTYTWEGNIEDDDEWQLVIKTHRRQFQRLEGRVQELHSYDVPEIIALPIEMGSAAYLNWIGATVS
- a CDS encoding ABC transporter substrate-binding protein — protein: MRGFGRRRWRTLAGIISFCIVLVVSCQQIDPDGGQVNSVGDRIRLGTTAQIVTLDPADAYEQSSMLAIANLGETLYRYELDEQGDLTLVPTLATELPRLSDDELTYTIPLREDVVFHDGTPFNAEAMAFSLRRFRDNKGRASFLLGDLLGDIEATGEYELTLTLNYPFAGFSALLTFPGLCAISPAAYEIGEGKFFPSQFVGTGPYRLGTYGSDSVGFEIFQGYWGDRPQNQGIDMRRFSSQANLYNAFRTGGVDVAYQQLDPDQIRSLQERAPEAGFQVVEAESTTISYLVLNINQPPFDRLEVRQALAAIMDRPLLNERVFYDQAEPLYSLIPPAFESHRPLFLDRYGDGNVEKAKALLREAGFSAERPLVVEMWFPSSSVPGRLSATILQALAERDLEDLVTIEPRSVEAATAYGYLDKGVYPTFLLSWYADFFDADNYVKPFLECQEGSPESGCRLGETQYHGSFFYDSRANELLQAQRQASDPQVRDRLLVELQEIVVEQVPYIPLWQNKDYAFAQADISGVTLSKTQQVLPFASIGR